Proteins co-encoded in one Haloarcula pelagica genomic window:
- the psmA gene encoding archaeal proteasome endopeptidase complex subunit alpha — protein MQGQNQQQAYDRGITIFSPDGRLYQVEYAREAVKRGTASIGVRTAGGVVLAVDKRIRSPLMERSSVEKIHKADDHIGIASAGHVADARQLIDFARRQAQVNQLRYGEPVGVETLTKEITDYIQQYTQVGGARPFGVALIIGGIVDGEPRLYETDPSGTPYEWKALAVGADRGDIRDYLEEHYDEGMTLDAGVDLALEALASVAEDGISPEGIGVATIDTETETFHELTDDEKATHIEAADLAASEPEDEEQSE, from the coding sequence ATGCAGGGACAAAACCAACAGCAGGCGTACGACCGCGGAATCACCATCTTCTCCCCTGACGGCCGCCTCTATCAGGTCGAGTACGCACGCGAAGCCGTCAAGCGCGGGACCGCGAGCATCGGCGTCCGAACGGCCGGTGGCGTCGTCCTCGCCGTCGACAAACGGATCCGCTCGCCGCTGATGGAGCGCTCCTCCGTCGAGAAGATCCACAAGGCCGACGACCACATCGGGATCGCCTCTGCCGGCCACGTGGCCGACGCCCGACAGCTGATCGACTTCGCCCGCCGACAGGCCCAGGTCAACCAGCTCCGGTACGGCGAGCCGGTCGGTGTCGAGACGCTCACGAAAGAGATCACCGACTACATCCAGCAGTACACGCAGGTCGGCGGCGCCCGACCGTTCGGCGTCGCGCTCATCATCGGCGGGATCGTCGACGGCGAACCGCGCCTCTACGAGACCGATCCGTCGGGCACACCCTACGAGTGGAAGGCCCTCGCAGTCGGGGCCGATCGGGGCGACATCCGGGACTACCTGGAAGAACACTACGACGAAGGGATGACACTGGACGCCGGCGTCGATCTCGCGCTCGAAGCACTGGCCTCGGTCGCCGAGGACGGCATCTCGCCGGAAGGGATCGGGGTCGCGACGATCGACACTGAGACCGAGACCTTCCACGAACTGACCGACGACGAGAAGGCGACACACATCGAAGCAGCGGATCTGGCCGCTTCGGAGCCCGAAGACGAAGAGCAGTCTGAGTAA
- a CDS encoding NUDIX hydrolase produces the protein MMTVDNLWYLADVASQEAEQTYHRLLEEYDPAVEFSRHRRVPRPRFRTVAEAARDHGAPYGAHTLAYRPDGDLLLVRHEGVDKWVLPGGELDGSESFREAALRELSEEGGIEGTIEGLGLLGRVEFYHDGNMAWGVLPVFETRAETTTPHVDDPDEEISDAQWFSDLPQDTRDRDEIQRWRDRRFR, from the coding sequence CTGATGACCGTCGACAACCTCTGGTATCTCGCCGACGTGGCCAGCCAGGAGGCCGAACAGACCTATCATCGCCTCCTCGAGGAGTACGACCCGGCCGTCGAGTTCAGCCGACACCGCCGCGTGCCCAGACCGCGGTTCCGGACAGTCGCGGAGGCGGCCCGCGACCACGGCGCACCCTACGGGGCACACACCCTCGCCTACCGGCCCGACGGCGACCTGCTGTTGGTCCGTCACGAGGGCGTCGACAAGTGGGTCCTCCCGGGCGGGGAACTCGACGGCAGCGAGTCGTTCCGCGAGGCTGCGTTGCGGGAACTGTCCGAGGAAGGCGGTATCGAGGGCACGATCGAGGGGCTCGGACTCCTCGGTCGGGTCGAGTTCTACCACGACGGGAACATGGCCTGGGGCGTCCTCCCCGTCTTCGAGACCCGCGCGGAGACGACCACGCCACACGTCGACGACCCCGACGAGGAGATCAGCGACGCACAGTGGTTCAGCGACCTCCCGCAGGACACCCGCGACCGTGACGAGATCCAGCGGTGGCGTGACCGGCGGTTCCGCTGA
- a CDS encoding DUF1918 domain-containing protein — protein MAFEEDDTVILHDEHSEYDGQEGTVTQVVETMFGDANYTVSFEDGQEQGVPEDNLEAAE, from the coding sequence ATGGCATTCGAAGAAGACGATACCGTGATTCTGCACGACGAGCACAGTGAGTACGACGGCCAGGAAGGGACCGTCACGCAGGTCGTCGAGACCATGTTCGGTGACGCGAACTACACCGTCTCGTTCGAGGACGGCCAGGAGCAGGGTGTCCCCGAAGACAACCTCGAAGCGGCGGAGTAA
- a CDS encoding RNA-binding protein: MSSVPFHYVDLRTFCYATEDDRRVEQALRTFLPGEYPIERADSEGHYGDRIVVLSARVENADEIRHVLSQVATLSDIETVKAELDDRVDDNCSFFLTFDKQAAFRGDVARGDGITLRAKVEAYPAKREHAVANARELLEEL, from the coding sequence ATGTCGTCGGTTCCGTTCCACTACGTCGACCTCCGCACCTTCTGTTACGCGACCGAGGACGACCGGCGGGTCGAGCAGGCGCTCCGGACCTTCCTCCCGGGGGAGTACCCGATCGAACGGGCCGACAGCGAGGGCCACTACGGCGACCGGATCGTCGTCCTCTCGGCGCGCGTCGAGAACGCCGACGAGATCCGACACGTCCTCTCACAGGTCGCCACGCTTTCGGACATCGAGACGGTGAAAGCGGAACTGGACGACCGTGTCGACGACAACTGTTCGTTCTTCCTCACGTTCGACAAGCAGGCGGCGTTCCGTGGCGATGTCGCCCGCGGTGACGGGATCACGCTCCGGGCGAAAGTGGAAGCCTACCCGGCAAAGCGGGAACACGCCGTCGCCAACGCCCGTGAACTGCTAGAGGAGTTGTGA
- a CDS encoding RNase P subunit p30 family protein gives MYEAVHARPDGESTVARQALTAGEYGYDGIVVRNHGDSQAAYDRDRIAEEYGVDVATGIEIRADDPSRASGFLGNYRPDRTIVAVHGGSTAMNRFAVEQAAVDVLAHPMCGSGDFNHVLAKAAADNGVRVEFSLGAIVQQSGGSRVRAIQGLRKLRDLVVDAGTPYVVSVDPATHLELRAPRDLAALGERIGFEAEEVRTGLAEWGHLVERNRERRSEGFVEPGVSIDEE, from the coding sequence ATGTACGAGGCCGTCCACGCCCGCCCGGACGGCGAGAGCACGGTCGCCCGGCAGGCGCTGACAGCAGGCGAATACGGCTACGACGGCATCGTCGTCCGCAACCACGGCGACAGTCAGGCCGCCTACGACCGCGATCGGATCGCCGAGGAGTACGGCGTCGACGTGGCGACCGGGATCGAGATTCGCGCCGACGACCCCTCGCGGGCCAGCGGATTTCTCGGGAACTACCGGCCGGACCGAACGATCGTCGCCGTCCACGGCGGGAGCACCGCGATGAACCGCTTTGCCGTCGAACAGGCCGCCGTCGACGTGTTGGCCCACCCGATGTGTGGGAGCGGTGATTTCAACCACGTCCTGGCGAAGGCCGCCGCCGACAACGGCGTCAGAGTCGAGTTCTCGCTGGGGGCGATCGTCCAGCAGTCCGGCGGGAGCCGTGTCCGCGCCATCCAAGGACTGCGGAAGCTCCGTGATCTCGTCGTCGACGCGGGCACCCCCTACGTCGTCTCGGTCGACCCCGCGACACACCTCGAACTACGGGCGCCGCGTGATCTCGCCGCGCTCGGCGAACGGATCGGTTTCGAGGCGGAGGAAGTACGGACGGGGCTCGCCGAGTGGGGGCACCTCGTCGAACGGAACCGCGAGCGCCGCTCCGAGGGGTTCGTCGAACCGGGCGTCAGTATCGACGAGGAGTGA
- the moaC gene encoding cyclic pyranopterin monophosphate synthase MoaC gives MSEEFTHVDEDGDAQMVDVGEKADSKRRAVARGEIRLTDDTLAAIEADDVEKGDVLTTARIGAIQAVKHTWETIPMCHQIPITNVETAFEVADGRVELTVAVETVGKTGCEMEALEGVTTGLNVVWDMVKASEKDADGQYPGTGIEGVEVVEKSVERP, from the coding sequence ATGAGTGAGGAGTTCACACACGTCGACGAGGACGGTGACGCCCAGATGGTCGATGTCGGGGAGAAAGCAGACAGCAAGCGCCGAGCCGTCGCCCGGGGCGAGATCCGGTTGACCGACGACACGCTCGCGGCGATCGAGGCCGACGACGTGGAGAAAGGCGACGTGTTGACGACGGCCCGGATCGGCGCGATCCAGGCGGTCAAACACACCTGGGAGACGATCCCGATGTGCCACCAGATCCCGATCACGAACGTCGAAACAGCGTTCGAGGTCGCGGACGGCCGGGTGGAACTCACCGTCGCCGTCGAGACGGTCGGGAAGACCGGCTGCGAGATGGAGGCGCTGGAGGGTGTGACGACCGGCCTCAACGTCGTCTGGGACATGGTGAAAGCGAGCGAGAAAGACGCCGACGGGCAGTACCCCGGAACCGGAATCGAGGGGGTCGAAGTCGTCGAGAAGTCCGTCGAACGCCCCTGA
- a CDS encoding Rpp14/Pop5 family protein, with protein MKHLPKHLRPRWRYLAVGIESWPDAEIDRRSFQRSVWYAAQNLLGDVGSAAADMNVVEFAFGDGAGHAIVRVRRAQVDEARAALAALGDIDGAQVGIRVRGTSGTMRACEEKYIRGPAEPSGQRQVVFEDVTRDAVVRGRRVDVRTNHAFAGATELDLQ; from the coding sequence ATGAAACACCTCCCGAAGCACCTGCGCCCGCGCTGGCGCTATCTGGCCGTCGGCATCGAGAGCTGGCCGGACGCCGAGATCGACCGCCGATCCTTCCAGCGCTCGGTGTGGTACGCCGCACAGAACCTCCTGGGAGATGTCGGCAGCGCGGCGGCCGACATGAACGTCGTCGAGTTCGCGTTCGGTGACGGGGCGGGCCACGCGATCGTCCGCGTCCGTCGAGCCCAGGTCGACGAGGCACGGGCCGCACTGGCCGCGCTCGGCGACATCGACGGGGCACAGGTCGGCATCCGGGTCCGCGGAACCAGCGGCACGATGCGTGCTTGTGAAGAAAAGTATATACGCGGGCCGGCGGAACCATCCGGCCAGAGACAGGTCGTGTTCGAGGACGTGACACGGGACGCAGTCGTGCGGGGTCGTCGCGTCGATGTCCGGACGAACCACGCGTTCGCGGGGGCGACCGAACTCGATCTCCAATAA
- a CDS encoding zf-TFIIB domain-containing protein: MDCPRCGDPLESYRLGDSETAACGSCAYLGVPVDHKSEDRKRESWDDALDRFNGQQQTVKRVTEITDTDVFSTVTDDESESGPDTEADERADSDDDPSPERAATDDDSPDDETDRNREPASADAGD; this comes from the coding sequence ATGGACTGTCCACGGTGCGGGGACCCGCTCGAATCCTATCGACTCGGCGATTCGGAGACAGCGGCGTGTGGGAGCTGTGCCTACCTGGGAGTTCCCGTCGACCACAAGAGCGAAGATCGGAAGCGCGAGTCCTGGGACGACGCGCTGGACCGGTTCAACGGGCAGCAACAGACGGTCAAACGGGTCACGGAGATCACCGATACTGACGTGTTTTCGACGGTGACCGACGACGAATCCGAAAGCGGACCGGACACCGAAGCCGACGAGCGTGCTGACTCGGACGACGATCCGTCACCCGAGCGGGCGGCGACCGACGACGACTCACCCGACGACGAGACCGACAGGAACAGAGAGCCGGCGTCTGCCGACGCGGGTGACTGA
- a CDS encoding helix-turn-helix domain-containing protein → MSSRVLAEVEVVDPQACQVQPHAGEDWRVASVSRSALGGDDEEVVEEFTLVGDGEAPPAPDDEAVEAVFDYEHGRVYRLRRQAGQGCVCERIERADCVVQELSATARSLTVTFLVEDVATLREVIADLQSTSDHVNLRRLVETDDAADRGRPVVLDREKLTARQREVLERAHELGYFEHPRGANAGEVADELGITTATFTEHLAAAQRKVFGDLLDEP, encoded by the coding sequence ATGTCCAGTCGGGTACTCGCGGAGGTCGAAGTCGTCGACCCACAGGCCTGTCAGGTCCAGCCCCACGCCGGTGAGGACTGGCGGGTCGCCTCGGTCTCCAGGAGCGCGCTGGGCGGCGACGACGAGGAGGTCGTCGAGGAGTTCACGCTCGTCGGCGACGGTGAGGCGCCGCCGGCCCCCGACGACGAGGCTGTCGAAGCGGTGTTCGACTACGAGCACGGGCGGGTCTACCGCCTCCGTCGCCAGGCGGGCCAGGGGTGTGTCTGCGAGCGGATCGAGCGGGCGGACTGTGTCGTTCAGGAACTGAGCGCCACGGCGCGGTCGCTGACGGTGACGTTCCTCGTCGAAGACGTGGCCACGCTCAGGGAGGTGATCGCGGATCTCCAGTCGACGAGCGACCACGTGAATCTCCGGCGGCTGGTCGAGACCGACGACGCCGCAGACCGGGGTCGACCGGTGGTCCTCGACCGCGAGAAACTCACGGCGCGCCAGCGCGAGGTGCTGGAACGCGCCCACGAACTGGGGTACTTCGAACACCCGCGAGGTGCCAACGCCGGCGAGGTCGCCGACGAGCTGGGAATCACGACCGCGACGTTCACCGAACACCTCGCGGCCGCCCAGCGGAAGGTGTTCGGCGACCTCCTCGACGAACCGTGA
- a CDS encoding MogA/MoaB family molybdenum cofactor biosynthesis protein, with product MGHDHGDSTDGHDHDSHDDHHAHDRETVDIAVLTVSSSRTLADDPGGDAVEAACEAAGHAVTDRRLVADDADAIAGAVAGLFEGGADVVVTTGGTGLTADDVTVEAVGDLFDRPIPGFGELFRWLSYEEVGPMAMASRATAGVVEDRLVFCLPGSENAARTGTEELIAPAVGHLLGLVRR from the coding sequence ATGGGTCACGATCACGGCGACAGCACAGACGGCCACGATCACGATAGCCACGACGATCACCACGCACACGACCGCGAGACGGTCGACATCGCCGTCTTGACCGTCTCCTCGTCCCGGACACTGGCGGACGACCCCGGCGGCGACGCCGTCGAGGCGGCCTGCGAAGCGGCAGGGCACGCGGTCACAGACCGTCGGCTCGTCGCCGACGACGCCGACGCGATCGCCGGGGCTGTCGCGGGACTGTTCGAGGGCGGCGCCGACGTTGTCGTCACGACCGGCGGCACCGGCCTGACGGCGGACGACGTGACCGTCGAGGCAGTCGGCGACCTGTTCGACCGGCCGATCCCCGGGTTCGGGGAGCTGTTCCGCTGGCTGTCCTACGAGGAGGTCGGACCGATGGCGATGGCCTCGCGGGCGACCGCGGGCGTGGTCGAGGATCGACTCGTCTTCTGTCTGCCCGGCAGCGAGAACGCCGCCCGGACGGGCACCGAAGAACTGATCGCTCCCGCAGTCGGTCACCTCCTCGGCCTCGTCCGACGGTGA
- a CDS encoding DUF7139 domain-containing protein produces MTDETDDGRLFEWYRTYIGEPDREIDVYLGFALFFGGIGLGIAAFVIGAAGQVTGAGGPSSNFVFREAAIAVGMLALPATLSSVVVLLPVGRRAVYGAVVGSAVSLVGLGLFVWAYPYSWATGSGPRYSIQVLFVYGLGLASLLAATGGALVAYHIDRAKPRPGDFQAPEDNEEESYSDEEIEQDIESAMENVDLTWGGVERHEGSDLKLTASESETEMDVSGMNASVDRVHRSSVDEQVAGLKTVKGGEKATDRSTSTVDEQTDQLKKLRERKQQEAESEDDKTVLEGVLDRAARLFGRS; encoded by the coding sequence ATGACAGACGAGACCGACGACGGACGACTCTTCGAGTGGTATCGAACGTACATCGGCGAGCCCGATCGGGAAATCGACGTGTATCTCGGGTTCGCACTGTTTTTCGGTGGGATCGGTCTCGGAATCGCGGCGTTCGTCATCGGTGCCGCCGGGCAGGTGACCGGTGCCGGCGGTCCGTCGTCGAACTTCGTCTTCCGGGAAGCCGCGATCGCCGTCGGAATGCTCGCGCTGCCGGCGACGCTCTCGAGCGTGGTCGTCTTGCTCCCGGTCGGTAGGCGCGCTGTCTACGGTGCCGTCGTCGGGTCGGCCGTCAGTCTCGTCGGCCTGGGCCTGTTCGTCTGGGCGTACCCCTACAGCTGGGCGACGGGATCGGGGCCGCGGTACAGCATCCAGGTCCTGTTCGTCTACGGGCTCGGACTGGCGTCGCTGCTGGCGGCGACCGGCGGGGCGCTGGTGGCGTACCACATCGACCGCGCCAAGCCACGTCCCGGTGATTTCCAGGCCCCGGAGGATAACGAAGAGGAGTCGTACAGCGACGAAGAGATCGAACAGGACATCGAGTCCGCGATGGAGAACGTCGATCTCACCTGGGGCGGCGTCGAACGCCACGAGGGCAGCGATCTGAAACTCACCGCCAGCGAGAGCGAGACGGAGATGGATGTCTCCGGAATGAACGCGAGCGTCGACCGCGTCCACCGAAGCAGCGTCGACGAGCAAGTCGCCGGCCTGAAGACGGTCAAAGGCGGCGAGAAGGCGACGGACCGATCGACCTCGACCGTCGACGAACAGACCGACCAGTTGAAGAAACTCCGGGAGCGCAAACAGCAGGAGGCCGAAAGCGAGGACGACAAAACCGTTCTGGAGGGCGTCCTCGATCGGGCGGCCCGTCTGTTCGGTCGCTCCTGA
- a CDS encoding zf-TFIIB domain-containing protein: MTTGTSLNCLSCGTTLDQRREHGVTVDYCPDCGGVWLDPGELEQLTGHSSHHHKDRDIDIDIEAEEEDEFEEAEEEEAGILGTIAGALGGEEAEGEFEEEGFEEEGFEEEFGGEEEF, encoded by the coding sequence ATGACAACAGGAACCAGCCTGAACTGTCTGTCGTGTGGTACCACGCTCGACCAGCGCCGCGAACACGGTGTCACCGTCGATTACTGTCCGGACTGTGGCGGAGTCTGGCTCGACCCCGGGGAACTCGAACAGTTGACCGGCCACAGCAGCCATCATCACAAGGACAGGGACATCGACATCGACATCGAGGCCGAGGAGGAAGACGAGTTCGAGGAAGCGGAGGAAGAGGAGGCGGGCATCCTCGGAACGATCGCCGGCGCACTCGGTGGCGAAGAGGCCGAAGGCGAGTTCGAAGAGGAGGGCTTCGAGGAGGAAGGGTTCGAAGAGGAGTTCGGCGGCGAAGAAGAGTTCTGA
- a CDS encoding ribosome assembly factor SBDS produces MISLEEAVTARLESHGQRFEVLVDPDAALAIKRGEFEGDLEDVIAAEDIFENASRGDRPPENSLKEVFDTTDPLEIIPAVIERGEIQITAEQRREMQEQKHKQLIQRITRNAVNPQMDDAPHPPERIESALEETDFRVDPMEPVESQVDDALDALRPVIPIRFDEVTVAVQVPADYAGSAQAQIRQFGDLEREEWQSDGSWVGVLTFPAGLQNDFYDLVNEHTSGEAETQIIKDEDDLNTR; encoded by the coding sequence ATGATATCACTCGAAGAGGCGGTGACGGCGCGCCTCGAATCCCACGGCCAGCGGTTCGAGGTACTCGTCGATCCGGACGCGGCGCTGGCCATCAAACGTGGCGAGTTCGAGGGGGACCTAGAAGATGTCATCGCGGCCGAGGACATCTTCGAGAACGCGTCCCGGGGCGACCGACCACCGGAGAACAGTCTGAAAGAGGTGTTCGACACGACCGATCCCCTGGAGATTATCCCGGCGGTCATCGAGCGCGGAGAGATCCAGATCACCGCCGAACAGCGCCGCGAGATGCAAGAACAGAAGCACAAACAGCTGATCCAGCGGATCACCCGCAACGCCGTCAACCCCCAGATGGACGACGCCCCCCACCCGCCGGAACGGATCGAATCCGCCCTGGAGGAGACGGACTTCCGGGTCGATCCGATGGAACCGGTCGAGAGCCAGGTCGACGACGCCCTTGACGCGCTCCGACCGGTGATCCCGATCCGGTTCGACGAGGTGACCGTCGCCGTGCAGGTACCGGCCGACTACGCCGGCAGCGCACAGGCACAGATCCGCCAGTTCGGCGACCTCGAACGCGAGGAGTGGCAGTCCGACGGCTCCTGGGTCGGTGTGCTCACGTTCCCGGCCGGACTACAGAACGACTTCTACGATCTGGTCAACGAACATACGAGCGGGGAGGCCGAGACGCAGATCATCAAGGACGAGGACGACCTCAACACCCGCTAG
- a CDS encoding molybdopterin synthase produces the protein MQVLGIVGHSDAGKTTLVERLTEHLSERGSVATVKHCTHPPDVDTEGKDTARHRAAGASETVALTDDGEWFATGEDRSLPATLDALAPEYDYALVEGYSDAAIPKVVLGDRDAADPVVHRADSGSEADLDAVVDAMRGRDPYVTLETLVQRVKASADEDRAGAIATFTGRVRARDGPDDPPTEFLEFERYDEVAADRMAQLRQSLESRDGVYAVALHHKTGVVEAGEDIVFVVVLAGHRGEAFRAVEDGINRLKEEVPLFKKEVTVEDEFWAHER, from the coding sequence ATGCAAGTCCTGGGAATCGTTGGTCACTCCGACGCCGGGAAGACCACCCTCGTCGAGCGGTTGACCGAGCACCTCTCGGAACGGGGATCAGTGGCGACTGTCAAACACTGCACCCATCCGCCCGACGTGGACACCGAGGGGAAAGACACCGCCCGCCACCGAGCCGCCGGGGCGAGCGAGACGGTGGCGCTGACCGACGACGGGGAGTGGTTCGCCACCGGCGAGGACCGGTCGCTGCCGGCGACACTCGACGCGCTCGCTCCGGAGTACGACTACGCGCTCGTCGAGGGGTACAGCGACGCCGCGATCCCGAAGGTCGTCCTGGGCGATCGAGACGCGGCCGATCCGGTCGTTCACCGGGCCGACAGCGGCAGCGAGGCCGACCTCGACGCCGTCGTCGACGCGATGCGCGGGCGGGACCCGTACGTCACCCTGGAGACGCTGGTCCAGCGGGTGAAGGCCTCGGCCGACGAGGACCGCGCCGGTGCCATCGCGACCTTCACCGGCCGGGTCCGAGCGCGAGACGGCCCCGACGACCCGCCGACGGAGTTCCTGGAGTTCGAGCGCTACGACGAGGTCGCCGCCGACCGGATGGCACAGCTGCGACAGTCCCTCGAATCGCGTGACGGCGTCTACGCCGTCGCCCTCCACCACAAGACCGGCGTCGTCGAGGCCGGTGAGGACATCGTCTTCGTCGTCGTGCTGGCGGGCCACCGCGGCGAAGCGTTCCGGGCCGTCGAGGACGGTATCAACCGTCTCAAGGAGGAAGTCCCGCTGTTCAAGAAGGAAGTCACCGTCGAGGACGAGTTCTGGGCCCACGAGCGGTAA